GCCGATCACGGCCTCCAAGCTGTCCTCGGCCGGCGGCGGACTCTCGCTGCGCATCGCCGACAACATGCGGGCGGCGTCCATTCAGGTGGACAAGGTTTCCGGCGTGTCCGGATTCGTGCTGCCGGGTGACCGGGTCGATGTCATCGCCTCTATCGATCGCTACGGGGCGGACAACGACGCCATCGCCACCACCGTGCTTCAAAATGTCGAGGTCCTGGCGGCAGGCGAGAAGACCGAGCAGCAGGACGACAAGGTGATCCAGTCGCAGGCAGTGACGCTGCTTGTTGATGCCGCCGGCGCGCAGGCGTTGGCGCTCTCGTCGCGGCAGGCCCGCATGAGCCTTGCCCTGCGCAACCCGAATGACACCGACACTGTAAGCATTGCCGGCATCACCCGGCGGGAGATCATCGAAGGCAAGAAGCCTAAAGAGGCTCCGCCCAAGGTGGTCTATAAAAAGTCGCCGGAGAAGAAACCGGCGCCGGCCAAGGAACAGCCCAAACCGGTTGACAATACGGTCACGGTATTTAAAGGCGGCGAACAGAATACGCAGACGCCTCCGATAACCGAGGACAAGGCTGCCAAAGATTCTACGGGCCATTGAACTCGAAGCTGAATGCCACGAAGGAGTGTGCACTTGAAATATCACGGAACGATACTGAAACGCAGCCTCTGCCAGTCAACGCTCTTAGCGCTTCTGGCACTGAGCCACGTGGGAGCGCAAACT
This window of the Candidatus Zixiibacteriota bacterium genome carries:
- the cpaB gene encoding Flp pilus assembly protein CpaB; this translates as MKKSTLFLTAGLALVFAAIASLMIFSYLKSRPAQGTQDMMPVVVAVEDLTFGNVLKPEQMTTVLYPRASMPKGYYSEKDSLIGQVTKVFLMENEPITASKLSSAGGGLSLRIADNMRAASIQVDKVSGVSGFVLPGDRVDVIASIDRYGADNDAIATTVLQNVEVLAAGEKTEQQDDKVIQSQAVTLLVDAAGAQALALSSRQARMSLALRNPNDTDTVSIAGITRREIIEGKKPKEAPPKVVYKKSPEKKPAPAKEQPKPVDNTVTVFKGGEQNTQTPPITEDKAAKDSTGH